Proteins encoded in a region of the Nitrospira sp. genome:
- a CDS encoding HAD family hydrolase, translated as MLPNIEKPNCRMTPIHRGGTKLIASAMRIAGLAFLVTVVHVADSLPAIGPDPLSSWNDGPVKKSLLDFVSRVTTEGGPGFVPAAERIAVFDNDGTLWAEQPIYFQVQFALDRVKALAPQHPEWKTKQPFKALLEGDKKTFAAGGERALLEVLAVSHSGMTTDEFDRIVKNWLATATHPRFKHPYYEMVYQPMLELLAYLRANGFKTFIVSGGGVEFMRAWVEKVYGIPPEQVIGSTGKQKFEMRNGQPVIVKLPAVDFIDDKEGKPLGIQKFIGRRPIFAFGNSDGDLQMLQWTAAGSGLRFMGLVHHTDAEREWAYDRTSHIGKLDKALDEAIAKSWTVVDMKRDWKRMFPFDER; from the coding sequence ATGTTGCCGAACATCGAGAAGCCGAACTGTCGAATGACGCCAATCCACAGGGGGGGGACAAAACTCATCGCCTCCGCGATGCGGATTGCAGGGCTCGCTTTTCTTGTGACAGTCGTGCACGTTGCCGACTCCCTTCCCGCCATCGGACCAGACCCGCTCTCGTCATGGAATGACGGTCCCGTGAAAAAATCACTTCTCGACTTCGTCTCTCGTGTGACGACGGAAGGAGGTCCGGGCTTCGTACCGGCGGCCGAGCGTATTGCGGTCTTCGATAACGACGGCACGCTCTGGGCGGAACAGCCGATCTACTTCCAGGTGCAATTCGCACTCGACCGTGTGAAGGCGTTAGCGCCGCAGCATCCCGAGTGGAAGACGAAGCAGCCGTTCAAGGCGCTGCTGGAAGGAGATAAGAAAACCTTTGCCGCAGGAGGGGAGAGGGCGCTGCTGGAGGTCCTGGCTGTGTCGCACAGCGGCATGACGACTGACGAGTTCGACCGCATCGTCAAGAACTGGCTGGCCACCGCGACGCATCCACGCTTCAAGCATCCCTATTACGAGATGGTCTATCAGCCGATGCTCGAGCTGCTTGCCTATCTGCGCGCGAATGGATTCAAGACCTTCATTGTTTCAGGCGGCGGGGTGGAATTCATGCGTGCCTGGGTCGAGAAGGTGTACGGCATCCCGCCCGAGCAGGTGATCGGCAGCACGGGGAAGCAGAAGTTCGAGATGCGTAACGGCCAGCCCGTCATCGTGAAGTTGCCGGCCGTGGATTTCATTGACGACAAGGAAGGCAAGCCTCTCGGCATTCAGAAATTCATCGGTCGCCGTCCCATCTTTGCGTTCGGCAATTCCGACGGCGACCTTCAAATGCTGCAATGGACGGCAGCCGGGTCCGGGTTGCGGTTCATGGGGCTGGTGCACCATACGGACGCCGAGCGTGAATGGGCCTATGACCGTACCTCGCACATCGGGAAATTGGACAAGGCGCTGGATGAGGCGATTGCCAAAAGCTGGACGGTCGTGGATATGAAACGAGACTGGAAGCGGATGTTTCCGTTCGATGAGCGATGA
- a CDS encoding DUF2059 domain-containing protein, with amino-acid sequence MTLISSVAPAEAATIENSKSIKVEKLLTLIRVSELESEYDSLTQKYIGEYEQQIRKAIGNTYSNVAGEKKKEIERLIEAFLKDIRKSIGQVETLHDHLMHAYSRSFGEDELDRLIAHYSSPLGEKDAGMKKSAAIEYNKMWTAQFMNQYKARVEKLFQVIAVVARGKGKQGA; translated from the coding sequence GTGACGCTGATTTCCAGCGTCGCTCCTGCCGAAGCGGCAACGATTGAGAACTCCAAGTCAATCAAGGTTGAGAAACTGCTGACGCTGATCCGAGTCTCGGAGCTGGAGTCGGAATATGACTCCCTTACTCAGAAATATATCGGCGAATACGAACAGCAAATCAGAAAAGCCATAGGAAACACCTATTCCAATGTGGCCGGTGAGAAAAAGAAGGAAATCGAACGACTTATTGAAGCATTCTTGAAAGACATCAGAAAATCGATAGGACAGGTCGAGACTCTCCATGACCATTTAATGCATGCATACTCGAGGAGTTTTGGTGAAGACGAGCTTGATCGTCTCATTGCGCACTATTCCTCTCCGCTTGGTGAAAAGGATGCGGGGATGAAGAAGAGTGCTGCAATTGAATACAACAAGATGTGGACGGCTCAATTCATGAATCAATACAAGGCTCGAGTCGAGAAACTTTTTCAGGTGATCGCAGTGGTTGCCAGAGGCAAGGGGAAGCAAGGGGCATAG
- the rnhA gene encoding ribonuclease HI encodes MIDIYTDGACSGNPGPGGWGVLVRDGSAETEFCGGEPATTNNRMELLAVIEALQLLTQPVRARVYTDSQYVQKGMSEWIHSWKQRGWKTAGKDPVKNEDLWRRLDALVAKHTIEWHWVRGHNGHPENERADALARAGLEQARHAGQPVQQPIRGSIDKKASRSDSSASILDIEHATVYRGDTCVFSDFSFDLRAGTHAVILGPNGAGKSTLLKLLSGEVHVMARDETRMALFGDERWNVWDVRKQIGMVSHDLQRDYLICAEGLNVILSGFYASNDTYEYQQFTTTQVTRAYEVMQELGIMALSGRRFGHLSTGEQRRFLLGRALVHDPLVLMFDEPTSGLDPQACFQYLDFLRAQIRKGKTVLLVTHHLHEIPPEIDRVVFLKGGKVVADGAKSALLTSDQLSRLFDRKLTLVQANGWYQALPG; translated from the coding sequence ATGATCGACATCTATACAGACGGCGCCTGCAGCGGAAACCCCGGTCCTGGGGGCTGGGGGGTCTTGGTGCGGGACGGCAGCGCTGAAACGGAATTCTGTGGCGGTGAGCCGGCGACCACCAACAACCGGATGGAGTTGCTCGCTGTCATCGAAGCGTTGCAGTTACTCACGCAGCCAGTGAGGGCTCGAGTCTACACTGATTCGCAATATGTCCAGAAGGGCATGAGTGAATGGATTCACAGTTGGAAGCAGCGTGGGTGGAAAACGGCAGGCAAAGACCCGGTGAAAAATGAAGACTTGTGGCGGCGACTCGATGCGCTGGTTGCCAAGCATACGATCGAATGGCACTGGGTCAGGGGGCATAACGGACACCCGGAGAATGAGCGGGCGGATGCGTTGGCTCGCGCCGGTCTTGAACAGGCTCGGCATGCCGGTCAACCAGTCCAGCAACCAATCCGGGGATCAATTGATAAAAAGGCAAGCCGATCAGACAGTTCCGCCTCAATCCTTGACATCGAGCATGCCACGGTCTATCGCGGCGATACCTGCGTCTTCTCGGATTTCTCCTTCGACTTGCGAGCGGGAACACATGCGGTCATTCTTGGCCCCAATGGAGCGGGAAAATCGACGCTTCTCAAATTGTTGTCGGGCGAAGTCCATGTGATGGCGAGAGATGAAACGCGGATGGCACTCTTCGGTGATGAACGCTGGAATGTCTGGGATGTGCGCAAACAAATCGGTATGGTGTCTCACGATCTCCAACGAGACTATCTAATCTGTGCCGAAGGGCTCAACGTGATCCTTTCCGGGTTCTATGCCAGCAACGATACCTATGAATACCAACAGTTCACTACAACGCAGGTGACCAGGGCCTATGAGGTGATGCAGGAATTGGGAATTATGGCTTTGTCCGGCCGCCGCTTCGGCCATCTGTCCACCGGCGAGCAGCGACGATTTCTGCTGGGCCGAGCATTGGTGCATGACCCGCTGGTGCTGATGTTCGATGAACCAACCAGCGGCCTCGATCCTCAGGCCTGCTTTCAGTACCTCGATTTCCTGCGCGCTCAGATCAGAAAAGGGAAAACCGTGCTCCTTGTGACGCATCATCTGCATGAAATTCCTCCCGAGATCGATCGAGTCGTTTTCTTGAAAGGCGGGAAAGTCGTTGCCGATGGCGCCAAGTCCGCGTTGCTCACCAGCGATCAGCTCAGCCGACTCTTCGACAGGAAGCTCACCCTCGTTCAGGCCAATGGCTGGTATCAGGCCTTGCCTGGGTAA
- a CDS encoding DUF4136 domain-containing protein, with the protein MQGWWSGVAAMFVACAVGCSAIDVKTDFDSTIDFSRFKTFAFTGMTDLNQGGRLDNSLVRDRLESMLERELRQKGLTQISLDQHPDLLVHYWVGVKDKQEVQSRPSAPASSWGDGYGWGSGYTGNLSYEYREGTLITDLVEPANKTLVWRATMVAELREGVEENIDLTEKAIKKAFKNYPPSRTK; encoded by the coding sequence ATGCAGGGATGGTGGAGCGGAGTGGCGGCTATGTTCGTGGCCTGTGCCGTAGGGTGTAGCGCGATTGATGTCAAGACCGACTTCGATTCGACCATCGATTTCAGCCGGTTCAAGACATTTGCGTTTACCGGAATGACGGACCTGAATCAAGGCGGGCGACTGGACAACTCACTGGTCCGGGATCGACTCGAGAGCATGCTCGAGCGGGAACTTCGGCAGAAAGGGTTGACGCAGATCAGCCTCGATCAGCACCCGGATTTGTTGGTGCATTACTGGGTGGGTGTGAAAGACAAGCAGGAAGTGCAAAGCAGACCTAGTGCTCCGGCGTCCAGCTGGGGAGACGGATATGGCTGGGGTAGCGGCTACACCGGGAACTTGTCGTATGAGTATCGAGAAGGGACACTGATTACGGATCTGGTCGAGCCGGCCAACAAGACACTGGTATGGCGAGCCACCATGGTGGCTGAGTTGAGAGAAGGCGTGGAAGAGAACATCGACCTGACCGAGAAGGCGATTAAGAAAGCGTTCAAAAATTATCCGCCGTCCAGGACCAAGTAG
- the lspA gene encoding signal peptidase II: MNVRLSTVRFKRDLLILLLLVGCVGCDQLTKDVAQQYLAFEPPRSWLHDTVRLEYAQNTGAFLSLGSGLSEGLRVILFQAFPALCLVGMAIVLFGAKQMPPFSVAAWSLVLSGGIGNLLDRLLHDGRVIDFMNVGIGSVRTGIFNVADVCITVGVLLLVLDLSRSSPRCGSHR; encoded by the coding sequence ATGAACGTCAGGCTCTCAACAGTGCGGTTCAAACGAGACCTGTTGATACTTCTACTGCTCGTTGGCTGTGTGGGTTGCGACCAACTCACCAAAGATGTTGCGCAACAGTACTTAGCCTTCGAGCCCCCTCGATCGTGGCTCCACGATACTGTTCGCCTGGAGTATGCCCAGAACACGGGAGCCTTCTTGAGTCTCGGCAGCGGGTTGTCCGAGGGGCTACGAGTCATTCTCTTCCAAGCGTTCCCTGCGCTGTGTCTTGTCGGAATGGCAATTGTACTCTTCGGGGCCAAGCAGATGCCGCCGTTCTCCGTCGCTGCTTGGAGCCTCGTGCTCAGCGGAGGCATAGGCAACCTTTTGGATCGCCTGCTCCACGATGGACGCGTCATTGACTTCATGAATGTCGGCATCGGCAGCGTCCGCACCGGCATTTTCAACGTGGCCGATGTCTGCATTACGGTCGGCGTATTGTTGCTTGTGCTCGACCTGTCACGGAGTTCCCCGCGGTGTGGAAGCCACCGATAG
- a CDS encoding DUF2959 domain-containing protein: protein MVRFVLAIMLVFMPLSLSSCDKAYLATMEKMGYAKRDILSSRVKSARDAQEDAKKEIQSTLEQFGKVVSYEGGDLEATYKKLSGELETSEDSAEAVRKRIADVESVADALFSEWEKELGQYSSADLRRKSQAKLTQTKGRYREMLAAMKRAEQRIEPVLKPLRDQVLYLKHNLNARALAAIKGELVKVDAQVDQLVKDMNRSIAEADKFIQSMEKESD, encoded by the coding sequence ATGGTGCGATTCGTTCTGGCCATCATGCTGGTGTTCATGCCCTTGAGCCTGTCTTCCTGCGACAAGGCCTATCTGGCGACTATGGAGAAGATGGGCTATGCCAAACGCGACATCCTCAGCAGTCGTGTCAAGTCGGCGAGGGATGCGCAAGAAGATGCGAAGAAAGAGATTCAGAGCACCCTTGAGCAATTCGGCAAGGTGGTCTCCTATGAAGGAGGAGATCTGGAAGCCACCTATAAGAAACTGAGCGGTGAACTGGAGACAAGCGAAGACAGTGCCGAGGCGGTCAGGAAGCGCATCGCGGACGTCGAAAGCGTGGCTGATGCGCTCTTTTCGGAGTGGGAGAAAGAACTCGGTCAATACTCGAGCGCCGACCTGCGCCGGAAGAGCCAGGCCAAACTCACCCAAACGAAGGGCCGCTACCGAGAGATGCTTGCGGCCATGAAGCGCGCGGAGCAGCGGATTGAACCGGTCCTCAAACCCCTGCGCGATCAGGTCCTCTACCTGAAACACAATTTAAACGCGCGCGCGCTCGCCGCCATCAAAGGAGAACTCGTGAAAGTGGATGCGCAGGTCGATCAGCTGGTCAAAGATATGAACCGTTCCATCGCCGAAGCCGACAAGTTCATTCAGTCGATGGAGAAGGAATCGGACTGA
- a CDS encoding zinc metallopeptidase has protein sequence MRIEDQRESDNIEDRRGMGPARMGRGGLGIGTVVLALAVSYFTGVNPLTVMNLLSGVQSMTEVSAPSESGPVGAPQDQLGKFASVVLADTETTWRNLLGPRYEEPRLVLFSGAVQSACGTTSSAVGPFYCPNDHRVYLDLAFFEEMAHRLGAAGDFAQAYVIAHEVGHHVQNLLGVAEKVHRLRRQVSEVEANALSVRLELQADCYAGVWGHHANRERNLIEPGDFEEGLRAAAAIGDDRLQKMSRGHVQPESWTHGSSEQRMTWLKRGLESGDPSACNTFDRKRL, from the coding sequence ATGCGTATCGAAGACCAACGCGAAAGCGACAACATCGAAGATCGTCGAGGCATGGGCCCGGCCCGGATGGGGAGAGGCGGCCTCGGCATCGGCACCGTTGTGCTGGCGCTCGCCGTCAGTTACTTCACGGGCGTCAATCCCCTGACCGTGATGAATCTCCTCAGCGGCGTCCAGAGTATGACCGAGGTGTCCGCCCCATCTGAATCCGGCCCAGTCGGCGCCCCTCAAGACCAACTGGGCAAGTTTGCCTCCGTCGTCCTTGCAGACACCGAAACGACCTGGCGAAATCTTCTCGGTCCTCGGTACGAGGAGCCTCGTCTGGTGCTCTTTTCAGGAGCCGTGCAGTCGGCCTGCGGCACGACGTCGTCGGCTGTTGGGCCGTTCTACTGCCCCAACGATCACCGGGTCTATTTGGACCTTGCGTTCTTCGAAGAAATGGCGCATCGTCTAGGGGCGGCGGGTGACTTTGCTCAGGCCTATGTGATCGCCCATGAGGTCGGCCATCACGTGCAAAATCTCCTTGGCGTCGCCGAAAAAGTGCATCGCCTCCGACGACAGGTGTCTGAAGTGGAAGCCAACGCGCTTTCGGTCCGGCTGGAACTCCAAGCTGATTGTTATGCCGGTGTCTGGGGTCATCACGCCAATCGCGAACGAAACTTGATCGAGCCCGGGGATTTTGAGGAAGGACTCCGCGCGGCAGCGGCGATTGGTGATGATCGATTGCAAAAAATGTCGCGCGGCCATGTTCAGCCGGAAAGCTGGACCCACGGCTCATCTGAACAGCGGATGACCTGGCTCAAGCGCGGTCTCGAGTCCGGTGACCCCTCAGCCTGCAACACGTTCGACAGGAAACGACTATGA
- a CDS encoding FUN14 domain-containing protein, which produces MSNVPAQTQSGGLAKALGTLASDPPWAAKSFLAASATTAAGLGAWLTDMMSPALARGGASFLGGFLIGWAFRKTVKLALLIAGSLLVLIAVLKTTGWIHLDWTLIQADTTRTLDWARGKAQGLKEVLAGYLPAAGAAGAGAIFGLRKK; this is translated from the coding sequence ATGAGCAACGTACCAGCTCAGACTCAGAGTGGTGGCTTAGCCAAGGCCCTGGGAACACTCGCGTCCGACCCTCCCTGGGCGGCCAAATCGTTCCTCGCCGCCAGCGCGACGACCGCCGCCGGGCTCGGCGCCTGGCTCACCGACATGATGTCGCCGGCCCTCGCCCGTGGGGGTGCCAGCTTTCTCGGCGGGTTCTTGATCGGCTGGGCATTCCGAAAAACCGTGAAACTCGCTCTGTTGATCGCCGGCTCATTGCTGGTGCTCATCGCCGTCCTCAAAACGACCGGCTGGATTCACCTGGATTGGACCTTGATCCAAGCGGATACGACTCGTACGCTTGATTGGGCTCGAGGCAAAGCGCAGGGTCTCAAGGAAGTGCTGGCCGGCTATCTCCCCGCAGCCGGCGCAGCCGGCGCCGGAGCGATTTTTGGGTTGCGAAAGAAGTAA
- a CDS encoding HEXXH motif-containing putative peptide modification protein — MRLLDPQRLTQLQDEFRLSMRRLLIDLCQELHADHADLAREFQLPTGFFDVLHSSLKPEACSNWKVVGWIETLNDLVYLLDLLRQLKSEQDRPEFAEQLFDECQEKFFEHGYLEDLFPTGQPQASGLETRLFALCRRLAQELTQESLWFDPASLIKWCGRRKMGTWDVSGLLVDNFERSEAAGTLSVDRDGAWCSAPHDVQRALRQSSGRVTFRIEPTGITVKTGKIVSSIWLRWGEMGRWQWAYHPPIAAIHSGNRPVTVGPTLVYGKDRQPRTVKATDQRQVERIGRAWQTIRLAWPEGHDVLALLTFRIVPLQAKGVVSFSYRHRPGLSFINCFDRGNLDLIDDLIHENSHHHLNLLLRKYVMYRGDHNRQIFYSPWRRSLRPLRGILHATFTFTMGALLFQRLSSWGSGRGGAIRWKNAGLSQRDLQRARFRCLEEIASVRYSLQDLQYADHHLGWLTGSGRRLVGQLTETIDQVERESERFKREVERSTLGQALRKHVKELQQARQTHGPVRLGKV, encoded by the coding sequence ATGCGCCTTCTCGATCCGCAGCGGCTCACGCAATTACAGGATGAGTTTCGTCTCTCGATGCGGCGGTTGTTGATCGACCTGTGCCAAGAACTGCATGCCGACCATGCTGATCTGGCCAGAGAATTCCAGCTTCCCACTGGTTTCTTCGACGTGCTCCACTCAAGCCTCAAGCCAGAAGCTTGTTCGAACTGGAAAGTTGTCGGATGGATCGAGACGCTGAATGATCTCGTGTATCTCTTGGATCTGCTCAGGCAGCTCAAGAGCGAACAAGATCGGCCCGAGTTTGCAGAACAATTGTTTGACGAGTGTCAGGAGAAGTTTTTTGAACATGGCTACCTGGAAGATCTTTTTCCGACGGGCCAACCTCAAGCAAGTGGATTAGAAACGCGGTTGTTCGCGCTCTGTCGACGATTGGCGCAGGAATTGACCCAGGAGTCGCTCTGGTTTGATCCCGCGTCGTTGATCAAGTGGTGCGGCCGGAGGAAGATGGGAACATGGGATGTGTCGGGATTGTTGGTGGATAACTTCGAGCGCAGCGAAGCCGCGGGAACGCTCTCCGTGGACCGCGATGGAGCATGGTGTTCAGCGCCGCACGATGTACAACGAGCATTGAGGCAGTCGTCAGGACGCGTCACGTTTCGAATAGAGCCGACCGGGATCACAGTGAAGACCGGCAAGATCGTTTCCTCAATCTGGTTGAGATGGGGAGAAATGGGGCGATGGCAGTGGGCCTACCATCCACCAATCGCCGCAATCCATAGCGGCAACCGTCCCGTCACCGTCGGCCCGACCCTCGTCTACGGGAAGGATCGTCAGCCGAGAACGGTGAAGGCCACTGATCAGCGACAAGTCGAACGCATTGGCCGCGCCTGGCAGACCATCCGGCTCGCATGGCCTGAAGGTCATGATGTGCTGGCGCTCTTAACCTTCCGCATTGTCCCGCTGCAGGCGAAGGGGGTCGTCAGCTTCAGCTACCGGCATCGACCCGGGCTGTCCTTCATCAACTGTTTCGATCGTGGCAATCTCGATTTGATCGACGATCTCATCCATGAGAACAGCCATCACCACTTGAACCTCTTATTAAGAAAGTATGTCATGTATCGTGGAGACCACAACCGGCAGATCTTCTATTCGCCGTGGCGGCGGAGCCTCCGGCCGTTGCGTGGAATTCTTCACGCGACCTTTACCTTCACCATGGGAGCGCTCTTGTTCCAGCGGCTTTCGTCCTGGGGATCGGGGCGAGGCGGAGCGATAAGATGGAAGAATGCGGGACTTAGTCAGCGAGACTTGCAGCGGGCACGGTTTCGTTGTTTAGAGGAGATCGCATCCGTCCGCTACTCACTACAAGATCTGCAGTACGCCGATCATCATCTCGGGTGGCTCACCGGTTCGGGCCGGCGCTTAGTCGGACAACTGACCGAAACGATCGATCAGGTTGAACGTGAAAGCGAGCGATTCAAACGAGAAGTCGAGCGTTCTACTTTAGGCCAGGCCCTGCGGAAGCATGTGAAAGAACTCCAACAGGCCCGCCAAACCCATGGGCCGGTACGGTTAGGGAAGGTGTAG
- a CDS encoding NFACT family protein: MALNASDLMQVLHEIAPVLRRGWFQKIHQPTARTLLFEVRVPGQTHRLLISCEPETTRLHLASHSPPNPPTPPPFCQFMRAHFQGARIDDIHQVANDRIVEIQITGKEGSRTILCELIGKKANILVLDAERRVLRDLAGQRALVGQPYAPPAIREIGQERAAARFSGIADSLFPISAEIEAFYQNQDAAREVAQAKDLRIRFLKKALKKQVRLLEAWRSDLSRATTYRDYARYGELIKAHLGAIAKGTDHIEMTDYFDDRLPTITIPLDPMKSAQGNMDDYFRKHRKFLAAERELRPRIERAEQDVCRIRQEIKDIEQGIWIPPAIPPSSLNARTIARSTSDKNHSTDAQRRGPFRRFTSTDGLSIFVGRNARENDELTFGLAKSDDLWLHARGTPGSHVVVRLSKGTDPPPETLRDAATLALLYSDLKKSGKGEVIYTRRKWVKKAKGQEHGAVVVTQEKSLFVSLDRHRLDQLKARS, from the coding sequence ATGGCCTTGAATGCTTCCGACCTCATGCAGGTGCTTCATGAGATTGCTCCCGTCCTGCGTAGAGGATGGTTCCAAAAAATTCATCAGCCGACCGCCCGTACCTTGTTGTTCGAGGTTCGTGTGCCGGGACAGACGCATCGGCTCTTGATCTCCTGCGAACCGGAAACCACTCGTCTGCATCTCGCGAGCCATTCACCGCCTAATCCCCCGACACCTCCGCCGTTCTGTCAATTCATGAGAGCCCATTTCCAGGGAGCGAGAATCGACGACATCCACCAAGTTGCGAATGATCGCATTGTTGAAATTCAAATCACCGGCAAGGAAGGGTCCCGTACGATCCTGTGTGAATTGATCGGCAAAAAGGCCAACATCTTGGTCCTCGATGCAGAGCGACGAGTGCTGAGGGACCTTGCCGGCCAACGAGCCCTTGTCGGACAACCCTATGCACCACCGGCCATCCGTGAGATCGGTCAAGAAAGAGCAGCGGCTCGGTTCTCGGGAATTGCCGACTCCCTGTTTCCTATCTCAGCGGAAATCGAGGCGTTCTATCAGAACCAGGATGCGGCACGGGAGGTCGCCCAGGCCAAAGACTTACGCATACGATTCCTCAAGAAGGCACTCAAGAAACAAGTACGATTGCTCGAAGCCTGGCGGAGCGATCTATCAAGAGCCACCACCTATCGCGACTATGCCCGGTATGGAGAATTGATCAAGGCCCACCTCGGTGCGATCGCGAAGGGAACTGATCATATTGAGATGACGGACTATTTCGACGACAGGCTTCCTACCATTACGATTCCGCTCGACCCTATGAAATCAGCCCAGGGCAACATGGATGACTACTTTCGAAAACATCGAAAATTTCTGGCAGCTGAACGTGAACTCAGGCCACGTATCGAGCGAGCCGAGCAGGATGTGTGTAGAATTCGCCAAGAGATCAAGGATATCGAGCAAGGAATCTGGATTCCGCCTGCCATCCCGCCTTCTTCTTTGAATGCTAGGACCATCGCTCGATCAACCAGTGACAAGAACCACTCGACCGACGCTCAACGTCGGGGTCCATTTCGCCGCTTCACCTCCACGGATGGGCTGTCGATCTTCGTCGGACGCAATGCCCGAGAGAACGACGAGCTGACGTTCGGTCTGGCCAAGAGCGACGATCTCTGGCTACATGCCCGTGGGACGCCGGGGTCTCACGTCGTCGTGAGATTGAGCAAAGGAACCGATCCGCCGCCTGAAACGCTCCGTGACGCCGCGACTCTGGCGCTGCTCTACAGTGACTTAAAAAAAAGCGGCAAAGGCGAGGTGATCTACACGCGGCGCAAGTGGGTCAAGAAGGCGAAGGGCCAGGAGCATGGAGCGGTTGTCGTGACCCAGGAAAAATCGCTCTTCGTGTCGTTGGATCGCCACAGGCTGGATCAATTAAAGGCACGATCATAG
- a CDS encoding helix-turn-helix transcriptional regulator, whose translation MSLQNEPVATSIKKLSCLTNREREVLEAVATGEPSKVIGRQFGISSRTVQKHLQRVYAKLGVRGRIAAVLLFKKP comes from the coding sequence GTGTCATTGCAAAACGAGCCTGTAGCGACTTCGATCAAAAAGTTATCTTGTCTGACGAACCGAGAGCGAGAAGTGCTCGAAGCAGTCGCGACCGGTGAGCCGAGCAAGGTTATCGGTCGGCAATTCGGCATCAGCTCCAGAACGGTCCAGAAACATCTTCAGCGAGTGTACGCCAAGCTCGGAGTGAGAGGCCGAATCGCGGCTGTACTCCTGTTCAAAAAACCCTGA